The Campylobacter concisus genome contains a region encoding:
- a CDS encoding phosphoribosylanthranilate isomerase: MALVKICGIKTLDEASAVCALDVDFIGLIFAKSKRRVELNLARQIAKFAHNKSKKVVGVFAEQSECEIIEICQFAGLDVAQVHGVVSENLETNLKDMGLEIWQVFSVKDSLPEVDFKHFDMALFDCKGENAGGNGTSFEWEILKEVKFKFGMAGGIGEHNIKEALKFKPYLVDINSKVEDENGIKDAQKIERILKIIGEVENEH; the protein is encoded by the coding sequence ATGGCGCTAGTTAAAATTTGTGGTATCAAAACGCTAGATGAGGCGAGTGCGGTTTGTGCTTTGGATGTTGATTTTATCGGGTTAATATTTGCTAAAAGTAAAAGAAGGGTTGAGCTAAATTTAGCTAGGCAGATAGCGAAATTTGCTCACAACAAGAGTAAAAAAGTAGTTGGCGTTTTTGCTGAGCAAAGTGAGTGCGAGATAATAGAAATTTGCCAGTTTGCTGGTCTTGATGTGGCTCAAGTGCATGGAGTGGTGAGTGAAAATTTAGAGACAAATTTAAAAGATATGGGGCTTGAGATTTGGCAGGTTTTTAGCGTGAAAGATAGCTTGCCAGAGGTTGATTTTAAGCATTTTGACATGGCGCTTTTTGACTGCAAGGGCGAAAATGCTGGCGGAAACGGCACTAGCTTTGAGTGGGAAATTTTAAAAGAGGTTAAGTTTAAATTTGGCATGGCTGGAGGCATAGGCGAGCACAACATAAAAGAGGCGCTGAAATTTAAGCCATATCTAGTCGATATCAACTCCAAAGTCGAGGACGAAAACGGCATAAAAGATGCGCAAAAGATAGAGAGAATTTTAAAGATCATAGGTGAGGTAGAAAATGAACACTAA
- the trpD gene encoding anthranilate phosphoribosyltransferase, protein MILLIDNYDSFVFNVEQYVKELTDEEVRCVRNDKITLDEIKKLNPNKIILSPGPKHPKDSGVCLEILKADLGVPVLGICLGHQAIGLSYGAKIKRLDDPLHGKTSFIDVKNKEPLFDGLPERFEVMRYHSLYVDELPASLSADAVSDDGVVMALSVKDKPIFGIQFHPESYFTQYGKKIVENFVNYKAKDEVKEPKIRSLKPYLIKLQESIPLDDSDFEQICEIIASKEYEIVQLSALLVLISEKSLYPKSLAALAKNILKYSQTYRDDTPMIDLCGTGGDGFKTINISTTVAFILASLGIKVAKHGNKAVSSKSGSSDVLEILGVKSEKSLAKQRENLASKNLAFFHAPFFHPLVGGVREVRQRLGIRTVFNVLGPLLNPNLNLTNQLVGVYHKPVLKLYAQTLKILGRKHALVVRGDDGLDEITLCSETSVVELKNGEIFEYSITPEQFGFKRALHSDIEGDIPEENAKTLIRTLKGEEQGAKFDIVVFNAMFALYAADGANNPDEAKKMVLEAINSGRAYKFYEEFIKAGANGAS, encoded by the coding sequence TTGATTTTACTCATAGATAATTACGATAGTTTTGTTTTTAATGTTGAGCAATATGTAAAAGAGCTTACAGATGAAGAGGTTAGATGCGTTAGAAATGACAAGATTACACTTGATGAGATCAAAAAACTAAACCCAAACAAGATCATTTTAAGCCCAGGACCAAAGCACCCAAAAGATAGCGGAGTTTGTTTAGAAATTCTAAAAGCCGATCTTGGCGTGCCGGTGCTTGGCATTTGCCTTGGACACCAAGCTATAGGGCTTAGTTACGGTGCAAAGATAAAAAGACTAGATGACCCACTTCATGGCAAAACCTCATTTATTGACGTGAAAAATAAAGAGCCACTTTTTGATGGGTTGCCTGAGCGCTTTGAGGTTATGCGCTACCACTCGCTCTATGTCGATGAGCTCCCAGCTAGCTTAAGCGCTGATGCGGTGAGCGATGATGGCGTAGTAATGGCACTTAGCGTAAAAGATAAGCCGATCTTTGGCATCCAGTTTCACCCTGAGAGCTACTTTACACAATACGGCAAAAAGATAGTTGAAAATTTTGTAAATTACAAGGCAAAAGATGAGGTTAAAGAGCCAAAAATTCGCTCTCTTAAGCCATATCTTATCAAGCTTCAAGAGAGCATACCGCTTGATGATAGCGACTTTGAGCAAATTTGCGAGATAATAGCTAGTAAAGAATACGAGATCGTGCAGCTTTCAGCCCTTTTGGTGCTAATTAGCGAAAAGAGCCTCTATCCAAAAAGCCTCGCTGCGCTTGCAAAAAATATCCTAAAATACTCGCAAACTTACCGCGACGATACGCCTATGATCGATCTTTGCGGCACTGGAGGCGACGGCTTTAAGACGATAAATATCTCAACAACTGTGGCATTTATCCTTGCAAGCCTTGGCATAAAGGTCGCAAAACACGGCAACAAGGCAGTTTCAAGCAAGTCAGGTAGCTCTGATGTGCTTGAAATTTTAGGCGTAAAAAGTGAAAAATCACTGGCAAAACAGCGTGAAAATTTAGCTAGTAAAAATTTAGCCTTTTTTCATGCGCCATTTTTTCATCCGCTAGTTGGTGGGGTCAGAGAAGTGCGCCAAAGACTTGGCATAAGGACCGTCTTTAACGTGCTTGGACCGCTTTTAAATCCAAATTTAAACCTTACAAATCAGCTAGTTGGCGTCTATCATAAGCCTGTCTTAAAACTCTACGCCCAGACACTTAAAATCCTTGGCAGAAAGCACGCTCTAGTCGTCCGCGGCGATGACGGACTGGACGAGATCACGCTTTGTAGTGAAACAAGCGTTGTGGAGCTAAAAAATGGCGAAATTTTTGAGTACAGCATCACGCCAGAGCAGTTTGGCTTTAAAAGAGCGCTTCACAGCGATATCGAGGGCGACATACCTGAAGAAAACGCCAAAACCTTGATCCGCACGCTAAAAGGCGAGGAGCAGGGGGCGAAATTTGACATCGTTGTCTTTAACGCGATGTTTGCGCTTTATGCAGCTGATGGCGCAAATAATCCAGACGAGGCTAAAAAAATGGTGCTAGAGGCGATAAATTCTGGCAGGGCGTATAAATTTTATGAAGAGTTTATAAAGGCTGGGGCTAATGGCGCTAGTTAA
- the recR gene encoding recombination mediator RecR yields MKRGLEKFNELTESFAKLPGVGKKSAARFAYFVCMQDSFAGLRLAQNIEDAVRFIKRCERCGGLSENEICDICSDESRDSEVILLVESPKDILVFEQNGIYNGLYFVLDEIDDDAIERLRSAITQNGSKEVVFAFTPGLNSDALMLYVEDKLGMSEISFSKIAQGVPTGVNLENVDMLSLLKAYESRTKA; encoded by the coding sequence ATGAAAAGAGGCTTAGAAAAATTTAACGAGCTAACTGAGTCTTTTGCCAAGCTGCCAGGTGTCGGTAAAAAATCAGCCGCAAGGTTTGCCTATTTTGTCTGCATGCAAGATAGCTTTGCAGGGCTAAGGCTCGCTCAAAATATCGAAGATGCGGTGAGGTTTATCAAACGTTGTGAGCGTTGCGGTGGGCTAAGTGAAAATGAAATTTGTGACATTTGCAGCGACGAGAGCAGGGACAGTGAGGTCATTTTGCTGGTTGAGAGCCCAAAAGATATCTTGGTTTTTGAGCAAAATGGCATTTATAACGGCCTTTACTTCGTGCTTGACGAGATCGATGATGACGCCATAGAGAGGCTGCGAAGTGCTATCACGCAAAATGGCTCAAAAGAGGTTGTTTTTGCCTTTACGCCGGGGTTAAATTCAGACGCGCTCATGCTTTACGTCGAGGACAAGCTAGGGATGAGTGAAATTTCATTTAGCAAGATCGCCCAGGGCGTGCCAACTGGTGTAAATTTAGAAAACGTCGACATGCTTTCACTTTTAAAAGCCTACGAAAGCCGTACAAAAGCCTAA
- a CDS encoding ArsS family sensor histidine kinase: MKYSITTKITIIFAIAFSLMCLLFVTFANIQQESALEKLKDRQISAMNYLVALYERGNPPRDLEHYFKNFYLEYVGNKNLATSIATNGTVVFTQHTPLGVVQSVNYKGDLYLLIKNPSFQLLLESNDARHVNDPLWVAFLIVSALLISLYVSVLRSLSPLRRLSKDIRKFASGNMEMAMTARLNENEQDEIGQVAVEFDNAVCKIRELIRSRQLFLRAIMHELKTPIGKGRIVSEMVANETQKMRLINVFERLEMLINEFSKVEQLLSKSYALNYQECHFSLILEQVQDMLMLDKFEERVSCDIRDDVILRVDFQLFSLAIKNLIDNALKYAEDKKAILICDSEFIAVKNLGKKLNHPIDYYKQAFVRGDKVSAGSGMGLGLYIIEQICQMQKFELAYDYEDGYHVFKILLRSKAKRA, translated from the coding sequence ATGAAATATTCCATAACTACGAAGATAACTATTATCTTTGCCATAGCTTTCTCGCTGATGTGCTTGCTCTTTGTAACTTTTGCAAACATTCAGCAAGAAAGCGCTTTAGAAAAACTAAAGGATAGACAAATAAGTGCGATGAACTATCTTGTCGCACTCTATGAACGTGGAAATCCCCCAAGAGATTTAGAACATTATTTTAAAAATTTTTACTTAGAGTATGTTGGAAATAAAAATTTAGCCACTTCAATAGCCACAAATGGAACCGTTGTTTTTACTCAGCACACGCCTCTTGGAGTGGTGCAATCGGTTAATTATAAAGGCGATTTGTATTTGCTTATTAAAAATCCGTCTTTCCAGCTACTTCTTGAAAGTAATGATGCAAGACACGTAAATGATCCGCTTTGGGTCGCATTTTTGATAGTTTCAGCCCTTCTCATCTCACTTTATGTTTCTGTTCTTAGAAGTCTTTCGCCGCTTAGAAGGCTTAGTAAAGATATCAGAAAATTTGCCAGTGGAAATATGGAGATGGCGATGACGGCTAGGCTAAATGAAAACGAGCAAGATGAGATCGGACAGGTTGCGGTTGAGTTTGATAACGCCGTTTGCAAGATCAGAGAGCTCATCCGCTCAAGGCAGCTATTTTTGCGTGCGATTATGCATGAGCTAAAGACTCCTATTGGTAAGGGCAGGATCGTCTCTGAGATGGTCGCAAATGAGACCCAAAAGATGAGGCTCATAAACGTTTTCGAGCGCCTTGAGATGCTGATAAATGAATTTAGTAAAGTCGAACAGCTCCTTTCTAAAAGCTACGCACTAAACTATCAAGAGTGCCATTTTTCGCTTATTTTAGAGCAAGTGCAAGATATGCTCATGCTTGATAAATTTGAAGAGCGAGTGAGCTGCGATATCAGAGACGACGTGATATTGAGAGTGGATTTTCAGCTTTTTAGTTTGGCGATTAAAAATTTGATAGACAATGCCCTAAAATACGCAGAGGATAAAAAGGCTATTTTGATCTGCGATAGCGAATTTATAGCGGTTAAAAATTTAGGCAAAAAGCTAAATCATCCTATTGATTACTACAAACAAGCCTTTGTGCGTGGTGACAAGGTGAGCGCGGGAAGTGGTATGGGGCTTGGACTTTATATCATCGAGCAAATTTGTCAGATGCAAAAATTTGAGCTTGCTTACGACTACGAGGATGGTTATCATGTATTTAAAATTTTACTTAGATCAAAGGCGAAGCGAGCATGA
- a CDS encoding response regulator transcription factor, which produces MVNVLMIEDDPEFAQILSEYLDSFNIKVTNFEDPYLGLSAGIKNYDLLILDLTLPGIDGLEVCKEIRQKYDIPIIISSARSDISDKVVGLQLGADDYLPKPYDPKEMYARITSLIRRYKKTNEVQEEVVDSAFRIDDKRHEIYFNNEPLALTPAEYEILTYLIKQHSFSVSREQLVYNCKSLKDKDSKSLDVIIGRLRSKIGDSSKAPKHIFSVRGIGYKLIG; this is translated from the coding sequence ATGGTTAATGTTTTAATGATAGAAGACGATCCAGAATTTGCGCAAATTTTATCTGAATATCTTGATAGTTTTAATATAAAAGTTACGAATTTTGAAGATCCATATTTAGGACTTAGTGCTGGGATAAAAAACTATGATTTGTTAATACTTGATCTTACTTTGCCGGGCATTGATGGGCTTGAGGTTTGTAAAGAAATTCGCCAAAAATACGACATTCCTATCATCATAAGTTCAGCTAGAAGCGATATTAGCGACAAGGTTGTTGGACTTCAGCTTGGTGCTGATGATTATTTGCCAAAACCATACGATCCAAAAGAGATGTATGCTCGTATCACAAGTCTTATAAGAAGATACAAAAAGACAAATGAAGTACAAGAAGAGGTCGTTGATAGCGCATTTAGGATCGATGATAAACGCCACGAAATTTACTTTAACAATGAGCCGTTAGCGCTTACTCCAGCTGAGTATGAAATTTTAACTTATCTCATTAAGCAACACAGCTTTTCAGTATCACGTGAGCAGCTAGTTTATAACTGTAAAAGCCTAAAAGATAAAGATTCAAAGAGCTTAGATGTTATTATCGGACGCCTTAGATCAAAAATCGGTGATAGCTCAAAAGCCCCAAAACATATATTTTCAGTAAGAGGCATAGGATATAAGCTTATCGGATGA
- the dnaJ gene encoding molecular chaperone DnaJ, with protein MEFDYYEILEISRNASGDEIKKAFRRLALKYHPDRNSGDKEAELKFKQINEAYQVLSDEQKRSIYDRYGKEGLEGRFGSGGGFSADFDLSDIFDSFFGGGFASSSRQRKRYSEKYSADLEIPINLEFNEAIFGCEKEIKFDQKVPCPTCNATGSKDGKSKTCQHCGGSGRITRGNGFMNIVQECPYCHGSGEVISEPCPDCNAKAYKIQQQTVKITIPEGVDSGMRMRVAGKGNIGTNGVQGDLYVSINVKEDKHFIRHNDDVYLEIPVFFTQAILGESIKIPTLRGETELKLPVGAKDKQQFIFENEGIKSVNSRKKGRLVAQISIQTPEKLSDEQKELLNKLQASFGIESGKSNTDESVFDKIKSWFKGDEPKGKKKK; from the coding sequence GTGGAATTTGACTATTACGAAATCCTTGAAATTTCAAGAAATGCAAGCGGAGATGAGATCAAAAAAGCCTTTAGAAGGCTTGCTTTAAAATATCATCCAGATAGAAATTCTGGCGACAAAGAGGCTGAACTAAAATTTAAACAGATAAATGAAGCTTATCAAGTTTTAAGCGACGAGCAAAAACGCTCTATCTACGACAGATACGGCAAAGAAGGCCTTGAGGGTCGATTTGGTAGCGGTGGCGGATTTAGTGCCGATTTTGATCTTTCAGATATTTTTGACTCATTTTTTGGTGGCGGTTTTGCAAGTAGTTCTAGGCAGAGAAAAAGATACTCAGAAAAATACTCAGCCGATCTTGAAATTCCTATAAATTTGGAGTTTAACGAAGCTATTTTTGGTTGTGAAAAAGAGATAAAATTTGATCAAAAAGTGCCTTGCCCAACATGCAATGCAACCGGCAGTAAAGACGGCAAAAGTAAGACTTGCCAGCACTGTGGCGGAAGTGGCAGGATAACACGTGGAAATGGCTTTATGAATATCGTCCAAGAGTGCCCATATTGCCACGGAAGCGGTGAAGTAATAAGCGAACCATGCCCTGATTGTAATGCAAAAGCTTATAAAATCCAGCAACAAACTGTAAAGATTACTATCCCTGAGGGCGTTGATAGCGGTATGAGAATGAGAGTAGCTGGCAAAGGCAATATCGGTACAAACGGCGTTCAAGGCGATCTTTATGTAAGCATAAATGTAAAAGAAGATAAGCATTTCATTCGTCATAACGACGATGTTTATCTAGAAATTCCTGTCTTTTTCACGCAAGCTATACTTGGCGAAAGCATAAAAATTCCAACGCTTCGAGGAGAAACTGAGCTAAAACTACCTGTTGGAGCAAAGGACAAGCAGCAATTTATCTTTGAAAATGAAGGTATAAAAAGCGTGAATTCGCGCAAAAAAGGTAGGCTTGTAGCGCAAATTTCTATTCAAACACCTGAAAAACTAAGCGATGAGCAAAAAGAGCTTTTAAATAAGCTTCAGGCTAGCTTTGGCATAGAATCAGGCAAATCAAATACCGATGAAAGCGTCTTTGATAAGATAAAAAGCTGGTTTAAAGGCGATGAGCCAAAAGGCAAAAAGAAAAAATAA
- the pyk gene encoding pyruvate kinase, whose protein sequence is MIKKTKIVATLGPASDNEETMEAMVKAGVNVFRLNFSHGTHEYHKSNIDKIRNIEKRLNKRIGILQDICGPKIRVGKLSEPFYLKAGDELSIHADEIVGEKVEKGIYKVSLNQPQILPMLKVGEYVYLYDGSIRAKVVSEGKEIVKTIIENDGILNSNKGVNFPNTALGIEIITPKDKEDMKFGAKHGVNFVAISFVQDANDAIKAKNILKEFGSRAAVLSKIEKFDAVENIDDIIAKSDGIMVARGDLGIEVPFYKVPTIQKLIIKKANAASKPVITATQMMLSMAEHETATRAEISDVANAVLDGTDAVMLSEESAIGKNPVAVVEAMSKTIIQTQSIYPYNKFDEFDFFDETDMVASSAASLAVRIKADALISITGSGKSAIKLARNRTNIDIIAVAHDEQTAHMLTLAWGVTPALVLEKTKLSSLLANVMKKAYEEGYVEHDKTYLVTAGHPTGVEGSTNLIRIIRRDQLDYYLELATE, encoded by the coding sequence ATGATAAAAAAGACGAAAATCGTAGCTACTTTGGGGCCAGCAAGTGATAATGAAGAGACAATGGAAGCGATGGTAAAAGCAGGTGTTAATGTCTTTCGTTTAAATTTTAGCCATGGGACACACGAATACCATAAATCAAACATTGACAAGATAAGAAATATCGAAAAAAGGCTAAATAAAAGAATAGGAATTTTACAAGATATCTGCGGCCCAAAGATCAGAGTTGGCAAGCTTAGTGAGCCATTTTATCTAAAGGCTGGTGATGAACTTAGTATCCATGCCGATGAGATCGTCGGTGAAAAAGTGGAAAAAGGAATTTATAAAGTAAGCCTAAATCAGCCTCAAATTTTGCCTATGCTAAAGGTTGGCGAGTATGTCTATCTCTATGACGGCTCTATAAGGGCAAAGGTCGTTAGTGAAGGCAAAGAAATAGTAAAAACTATCATTGAAAATGATGGAATTTTAAACTCAAACAAAGGCGTAAATTTTCCAAATACAGCTCTTGGCATAGAGATCATCACACCAAAAGATAAAGAAGATATGAAATTTGGCGCAAAGCATGGCGTAAATTTTGTCGCCATTAGCTTCGTACAAGATGCAAATGACGCAATAAAGGCAAAAAATATCTTAAAAGAATTTGGCTCAAGAGCTGCTGTTTTATCTAAGATCGAGAAATTTGACGCGGTTGAAAATATAGACGACATCATTGCAAAGAGTGATGGTATCATGGTAGCTCGCGGCGATCTTGGCATAGAAGTGCCATTTTATAAGGTCCCAACTATCCAAAAGCTCATCATCAAAAAAGCAAATGCAGCAAGCAAGCCAGTCATCACAGCAACTCAGATGATGCTAAGCATGGCAGAGCATGAGACTGCCACAAGAGCAGAGATTAGCGACGTGGCAAATGCTGTATTAGACGGCACTGATGCTGTTATGTTAAGTGAGGAGAGTGCGATCGGTAAAAACCCAGTCGCGGTCGTAGAGGCGATGAGTAAAACGATCATCCAAACTCAAAGCATCTATCCATATAATAAATTTGATGAGTTTGACTTTTTTGACGAGACTGATATGGTGGCAAGTAGTGCCGCATCTCTTGCTGTTCGCATAAAGGCAGATGCTTTAATCTCAATCACTGGCTCAGGAAAATCGGCCATAAAATTAGCTAGAAACCGCACAAATATCGACATCATCGCAGTCGCTCACGATGAGCAAACAGCGCACATGCTTACTCTTGCTTGGGGCGTTACGCCAGCGCTTGTACTAGAAAAAACAAAGCTTAGCTCACTTTTGGCAAATGTCATGAAAAAGGCGTATGAAGAGGGATATGTCGAACACGATAAGACTTATCTTGTCACAGCAGGTCACCCTACGGGCGTTGAGGGTAGCACAAACCTTATACGCATCATCAGACGCGATCAGCTTGATTATTATTTGGAGCTTGCAACTGAGTAA
- a CDS encoding TRAP transporter substrate-binding protein: protein MNKFLLASLGLAAVACVAMGDDKVYKLKLASSWESTMPVLGDVPKELKDKVEKMSNGRLELRIDYPSKHKSPFAMLDFAKSGQYDITYTSSYYYKGKDAKTIFFTATPFMMNTDEQTAWYEFGGGKELEAKVYDPYNIKIFRAGNTGMQMGGWFKKEIKSLDDIKGLKIRIPGFGGEIYAKLGANINTIPTGELYMALEMGTIDSVEWVSPAYDMALGFHKVAKYYYTGWQEPNGETQFFFNKKSYEKLPDDLKAIFEAAAAEVARDANTKVFYSNVEYWDKMKSEYPDIQVKSFPPEVIAALKKATNELLDEESAKDPLFKEIVESQRAFLKKAREWTKISDYAYIKTNE, encoded by the coding sequence ATGAATAAATTTTTATTAGCGTCTCTTGGTCTAGCAGCTGTTGCTTGCGTTGCTATGGGAGATGATAAAGTTTATAAGCTAAAGCTTGCTAGCTCATGGGAGAGCACTATGCCAGTGCTTGGTGATGTACCAAAAGAGCTAAAGGATAAAGTTGAAAAGATGAGTAATGGCAGACTTGAGCTAAGGATTGATTATCCATCAAAGCATAAATCACCTTTTGCAATGCTTGATTTTGCTAAAAGCGGTCAATACGACATTACCTACACAAGTAGCTATTATTATAAAGGCAAAGATGCTAAAACTATATTTTTTACAGCAACTCCATTTATGATGAATACTGATGAGCAAACAGCTTGGTATGAATTTGGCGGTGGCAAGGAGCTTGAGGCAAAAGTTTACGATCCATACAATATCAAAATTTTTAGAGCTGGAAATACTGGCATGCAAATGGGTGGCTGGTTTAAAAAAGAGATCAAATCATTAGATGATATCAAAGGCTTAAAGATAAGAATTCCGGGCTTTGGTGGTGAAATTTACGCTAAACTTGGCGCTAACATTAACACTATCCCAACTGGTGAGCTTTACATGGCTCTTGAGATGGGAACGATTGACTCAGTCGAATGGGTTAGCCCAGCTTATGATATGGCACTTGGCTTTCATAAAGTGGCAAAATACTACTACACAGGCTGGCAAGAGCCAAACGGTGAAACTCAGTTTTTCTTTAATAAAAAATCATACGAGAAGCTTCCAGATGATCTAAAAGCGATCTTTGAAGCAGCTGCAGCTGAAGTAGCAAGAGATGCAAATACAAAAGTATTTTATTCAAATGTTGAGTACTGGGATAAAATGAAAAGCGAGTATCCAGACATCCAAGTAAAATCTTTCCCTCCAGAAGTAATTGCAGCTCTTAAAAAAGCTACTAATGAACTACTTGATGAAGAGAGTGCTAAAGATCCATTATTTAAAGAGATCGTTGAGTCTCAAAGAGCTTTCCTTAAAAAAGCAAGAGAATGGACTAAAATTTCAGACTACGCTTATATCAAAACAAACGAATAG
- a CDS encoding shikimate dehydrogenase, giving the protein MKTFAVFGDPIAHSVSPRLHNKAIADLGLKALYTRVLLKDGSELINKFKSLKLNGANVTLPHKEWALNLADEASDIARKIGSANTLVLKNDKIYAYNTDAPGFLKAIKNFKGVKKAIVLGAGGTANAITYALKEQGVDVCILNRSKDRLEKFKDEYKCFSWDNYEEQKFDLVINSTSAGLKDDFLPAPKEILKSIFKDAKFAFDVIYGKQTPFLEMAKQNSLDVKDGADMLLYQAVLALNLFFNNTLDESKIERSMREIFYL; this is encoded by the coding sequence ATGAAAACATTCGCAGTCTTTGGAGATCCAATAGCTCACTCGGTATCTCCGAGGCTGCACAATAAAGCCATTGCAGACCTGGGCTTAAAAGCACTTTATACAAGAGTCCTGCTAAAAGATGGCAGCGAATTAATCAATAAATTTAAATCCTTAAAATTAAACGGTGCAAACGTAACACTTCCACATAAAGAGTGGGCTTTAAATTTAGCCGATGAAGCTTCGGATATAGCACGCAAAATAGGCTCTGCAAATACGCTTGTGCTTAAAAATGACAAAATTTATGCATACAATACAGATGCGCCTGGGTTTCTAAAGGCAATAAAAAATTTTAAAGGTGTAAAAAAAGCTATTGTTCTTGGAGCTGGCGGTACTGCAAATGCCATAACTTATGCATTAAAAGAACAAGGTGTTGATGTTTGCATACTAAATAGAAGCAAAGATAGACTTGAGAAATTTAAAGATGAGTACAAATGTTTTAGCTGGGATAACTATGAAGAGCAAAAATTTGATCTAGTCATTAACTCGACCTCTGCTGGCTTAAAGGATGATTTTCTACCAGCACCTAAAGAAATTTTAAAAAGCATTTTTAAAGATGCTAAATTCGCATTTGATGTGATTTATGGTAAGCAAACACCATTTTTAGAAATGGCCAAGCAAAATAGCCTTGACGTAAAAGATGGCGCCGATATGCTTTTATATCAAGCAGTTCTAGCACTAAATTTATTTTTTAACAATACACTTGATGAGTCAAAGATCGAGCGCTCAATGAGAGAAATTTTCTATCTATAA
- a CDS encoding SPOR domain-containing protein, whose product MENDELKDILLERDDDARGLKLKKLLIFIAALIILFLIIVVAMKLVNSSDPSQAQNEADSRLVLPPVPAEQPVDRQAPIADTNSDNKKGDTQLFEQVPIVPENKQQDEFEDMIKKLKDKENNKPISKTEESKEIVKPIEKPAEIPAKKAEAKVDAPVKKVEKVAATDKKSEAKPAKTENKVDKKIEKKAETKIDKADKKAEVAKSEPATKGSYVQVFVTSKFNPNAEYMKKIAAKGYSYKTIKVGELTKILVGPFDEKTLQKAVGDIRKDINKDAFIFRAK is encoded by the coding sequence GTGGAAAATGATGAGTTAAAAGATATTCTTTTAGAAAGAGATGATGACGCAAGAGGATTGAAACTAAAAAAACTTCTGATATTTATAGCAGCTCTTATTATACTTTTTTTGATTATTGTAGTGGCTATGAAGCTAGTAAATTCAAGCGATCCTTCACAAGCTCAAAATGAAGCTGATTCAAGACTAGTGCTTCCTCCAGTACCAGCTGAGCAGCCAGTAGATAGACAAGCTCCGATAGCTGATACAAATTCAGACAATAAAAAAGGCGATACACAGCTCTTTGAGCAAGTACCGATCGTGCCTGAAAATAAGCAACAAGACGAATTTGAAGATATGATCAAAAAGCTAAAGGATAAAGAAAACAATAAGCCTATTTCTAAAACTGAAGAGTCAAAAGAGATAGTTAAGCCTATTGAAAAGCCAGCTGAAATACCAGCTAAAAAAGCTGAGGCAAAGGTAGATGCTCCAGTTAAAAAAGTCGAAAAAGTAGCAGCTACTGATAAAAAGAGTGAGGCAAAACCAGCTAAGACTGAAAATAAAGTAGATAAAAAGATTGAAAAAAAGGCTGAAACCAAAATAGATAAAGCAGACAAAAAAGCTGAGGTAGCTAAAAGTGAACCTGCCACAAAAGGCTCTTATGTTCAAGTATTTGTGACTAGTAAATTTAATCCAAATGCTGAATATATGAAAAAGATCGCTGCTAAGGGATATAGCTACAAAACTATAAAAGTTGGTGAACTGACTAAAATTTTAGTTGGTCCATTTGATGAAAAAACACTTCAAAAAGCAGTAGGTGATATTAGAAAAGATATCAATAAAGACGCTTTTATCTTTAGAGCAAAATGA
- a CDS encoding DUF1882 domain-containing protein — MQSIDTALIKIITTHYYIKRDTIVNKIEYRGKIFFDKFEKINEPLTYNIMKEHEEGKAVIAHSLINANDKVENIVFDYNGRTPDRFWHKAQLLLREEGFINFTAYESKTPGHLHLYVHKGHTTLNEACQLANVLNAKLSQKLPKEWRMFPNIDMPKEFNILTLPYKLYQKERGASWSKYM; from the coding sequence ATGCAAAGTATTGATACGGCACTTATAAAGATTATTACAACTCACTACTATATCAAGCGTGATACGATCGTTAATAAAATAGAATACAGAGGCAAAATTTTCTTTGATAAATTTGAAAAGATAAATGAGCCACTGACCTATAATATTATGAAAGAGCATGAAGAGGGCAAAGCTGTTATCGCACACTCTTTAATAAATGCAAATGATAAAGTTGAAAATATAGTCTTTGACTATAACGGCAGAACCCCAGATAGATTTTGGCATAAAGCACAGCTTCTTCTAAGAGAAGAAGGATTTATAAATTTTACAGCCTACGAGAGTAAGACACCAGGCCATCTGCATCTTTATGTGCATAAAGGTCACACTACGCTAAATGAGGCTTGTCAGCTGGCAAACGTGCTCAACGCAAAGCTTTCACAGAAGTTGCCTAAAGAGTGGAGGATGTTTCCAAATATCGATATGCCAAAAGAATTTAATATACTAACTTTACCTTATAAACTCTATCAAAAAGAGCGTGGGGCAAGTTGGTCAAAATATATGTAA